In one Mucilaginibacter sp. PAMB04168 genomic region, the following are encoded:
- a CDS encoding helix-turn-helix transcriptional regulator: protein MKNSYLANQVKTLRTEKGYSQELLAQRTNLSLRTIQRIESGQTEPHGDTLQRLAASLDVNVADFWEGKSYQTCPRISHILFLSIYRH from the coding sequence ATGAAAAATAGTTATTTGGCTAACCAAGTAAAGACTTTGCGAACAGAAAAAGGTTATTCACAGGAATTGCTTGCCCAAAGAACAAATTTGAGCCTGCGCACCATACAACGTATTGAAAGCGGGCAAACAGAACCGCATGGTGATACGCTTCAGCGGCTTGCAGCAAGTTTAGATGTTAATGTGGCCGATTTTTGGGAAGGTAAATCGTATCAGACTTGTCCGAGAATAAGCCATATCTTGTTCTTATCCATTTATCGGCATTGA
- the odhB gene encoding 2-oxoglutarate dehydrogenase complex dihydrolipoyllysine-residue succinyltransferase, producing MSLEIKVPPVGESITEVTLSRWIKKDGDAVEMDEVIAELESDKATFELTAESAGTLKTVAAEGDTLAIGAVVASIEAGDAAAASPAVDKSTAAATDESAPGQRLDKPNATVAEVAEVPGAEAKTIEIKVPPVGESITEVTLSRWIKKDGDQVEMDEAIAELESDKATFELTAESAGTLKTLAAEGDVLAIGAVVCSITGGGAAPAAAAPSAPAASQPAAANSQPATQGGYAAGTPSPAAGKILAEKGVSPQSVSGSGVGGRITKEDALNAQKPAAPAAKPATAQPAAAPQASGPREERREKMSNLRKTVAKRLVAVKNETAMLTTFNEVDMQPIMELRGKYKDKFKEKHGVGLGFMSFFTKAVCVALQEWPAVGARIEGEEVVYSNFADISIAVSAPKGLVVPIIRNADAMSLAEIEKAVVTLAGKARENKLTIEDMTGGTFTITNGGVFGSMLSTPIINAPQSAILGMHNIIERPVAVNGQVVIRPMMYLALSYDHRIVDGRESVSFLVRVKQLLEDPARLLLGV from the coding sequence ATGAGTTTAGAGATCAAAGTTCCGCCGGTTGGCGAGTCGATTACCGAAGTAACCCTGTCGCGCTGGATTAAAAAAGACGGCGACGCAGTTGAAATGGACGAAGTAATCGCCGAGTTAGAATCAGACAAAGCCACTTTTGAGTTAACAGCTGAAAGTGCCGGAACTTTAAAAACTGTAGCAGCCGAAGGTGATACCCTGGCTATTGGCGCTGTAGTAGCCAGCATTGAAGCCGGAGACGCTGCTGCAGCATCTCCAGCGGTTGATAAAAGCACTGCTGCCGCTACAGACGAAAGTGCACCAGGCCAGCGATTGGATAAACCTAACGCAACTGTTGCAGAAGTAGCCGAAGTACCTGGTGCAGAAGCTAAAACTATAGAAATTAAAGTTCCGCCGGTAGGAGAGTCTATCACCGAAGTAACCCTGTCGCGCTGGATTAAAAAAGACGGTGATCAGGTAGAAATGGATGAAGCCATTGCTGAGCTGGAATCAGATAAAGCTACATTTGAACTGACTGCCGAAAGTGCCGGTACCCTAAAAACGCTTGCTGCCGAAGGTGATGTATTAGCTATTGGTGCCGTTGTATGTTCTATAACCGGTGGCGGTGCTGCACCTGCCGCCGCTGCGCCAAGCGCACCTGCCGCATCACAGCCTGCTGCTGCAAATTCGCAGCCGGCAACACAAGGTGGTTATGCCGCTGGTACACCTTCACCTGCTGCCGGTAAAATTCTGGCCGAGAAAGGTGTTAGTCCTCAAAGTGTAAGTGGTTCTGGTGTTGGTGGCCGCATTACTAAGGAAGATGCTTTAAACGCACAGAAACCAGCTGCACCTGCCGCCAAGCCTGCTACTGCACAACCTGCCGCAGCTCCTCAGGCCTCAGGCCCACGCGAAGAGCGCCGCGAGAAAATGTCTAATTTGCGTAAAACAGTTGCCAAGCGCCTGGTAGCGGTTAAAAATGAAACCGCTATGCTAACTACCTTTAACGAGGTGGATATGCAGCCAATAATGGAGCTGCGTGGCAAATACAAAGATAAATTTAAAGAGAAACATGGTGTAGGCTTAGGCTTCATGTCTTTCTTCACCAAAGCGGTTTGCGTGGCCCTCCAGGAGTGGCCAGCCGTTGGTGCCCGCATTGAAGGCGAAGAAGTAGTATACAGCAACTTTGCTGATATCTCTATCGCTGTATCGGCTCCAAAAGGTTTGGTGGTTCCTATCATCCGTAACGCTGATGCTATGAGCCTGGCCGAGATTGAAAAAGCCGTAGTAACACTGGCCGGTAAAGCCCGCGAAAATAAACTGACTATCGAAGATATGACCGGTGGTACCTTTACGATCACCAATGGTGGTGTGTTTGGTTCTATGCTGTCAACTCCAATCATTAATGCACCGCAATCTGCTATCTTAGGTATGCACAATATTATTGAGCGTCCGGTAGCGGTTAACGGACAAGTGGTTATCCGCCCAATGATGTACCTCGCCCTATCATACGATCACCGTATTGTTGACGGCCGCGAATCGGTTAGCTTCCTGGTACGCGTTAAGCAGTTACTGGAAGATCCTGCACGTTTGCTGTTAGGGGTGTAG
- a CDS encoding DUF4870 domain-containing protein: MLPFILWTVKRNEVKDIAQTSKRVLNFQITWCILYFLIFAFILGNVFFHFNIRLPVHFSLSPEILLLFFPAFYGYNIIMVGINAILQFKGKRLFYMPAMKLFR, from the coding sequence TTGCTGCCCTTTATTTTATGGACGGTAAAGCGTAATGAAGTTAAAGACATTGCACAAACAAGCAAACGGGTATTAAACTTTCAAATTACCTGGTGTATATTATACTTCCTGATATTTGCCTTTATATTGGGGAATGTATTTTTCCACTTCAATATTCGATTGCCGGTACATTTCAGTTTAAGTCCCGAAATTTTACTTCTTTTTTTTCCAGCGTTTTATGGGTACAACATTATAATGGTGGGCATCAATGCCATACTCCAATTTAAAGGTAAGCGGCTGTTCTATATGCCGGCTATGAAGTTATTTCGATAA
- a CDS encoding 2-oxoglutarate dehydrogenase E1 component, with protein MDRLTYVNSGNAAYIDSLYEAYKQDPESVDYGWQKFFEGFDFGQGSAPKTADAANAGAPEHVLKEINVLNMINGYRTRGHLFTKTNPVRERRKYFPGKELETFGLTEADMETVFNAGVEVGIGPAKLRDIRQLLEDTYCQSIGAEYKYIRNPIKAKWFEARMETKRNQPSFTKEEKTRMLKKLNEAVGFENFLGTKFLGQKRFSLEGAEALIPALDSVIEKGAQLGIDEFTIGMAHRGRLNVLANIMGKTYKEIFSEFEGKNYDMESSFGGDVKYHLGFSTDVQTSANKTIHLSLCPNPSHLETVGPVVEGITRAKIDAKYNGDHDKIAPILIHGDASVAGQGIIYEVLQMEKLDGYKTGGTVHLVINNQIGFTTNYKDARSSTYCTDIAKTVLSPVFHVNGDDVEALVYVINMAMEYRQEFNEDVFIDILCYRRFGHNESDEPKFTQPTLYKAIEAHPNPREIYYQKLLAEGSIDAETAKQMEKAFKDLLQKQLDETKAEARVQGSNPMFAGSWQGLHLPTKEEVYATTDTAVSEADLLAIGQRLTELPSDKKFFKKIEKLFEDRRKMVNETKTFDWAMGELMAYGTLLKEGHPVRLSGEDVKRGTFSHRHAVVTLPDTDEEYTPLDTLGTEAKLSIYNSLLSEYGVLGFDYGYALANPNALTIWEAQFGDFVNGAQIIVDQYLVSAETKWQRGNGLVMLLPHGYEGQGPEHSSARIERFMELCADNNIQVANCTTPANFFHILRRQLHRDFRKPLVIFSPKSLLRHPACVSKIEEFTQGKFQELIDDSFTTDAKKVKRVLFCSGKIYYELLDKQQADKRDDVAIVRVEQLYPTPVLEMEAVKAKYSNAKEFFWVQEEPENMGAWPYMLRKFRKGDLQLDVISRKESSSPATGYAKQHASQQLYIIGKAFEAPVSQNQKEKVKSIANKMAETNAD; from the coding sequence ATGGATCGTCTCACTTATGTTAATAGCGGAAACGCTGCCTATATAGATTCCTTATACGAAGCATATAAACAAGACCCCGAATCGGTTGATTACGGGTGGCAAAAATTCTTTGAAGGCTTCGATTTTGGACAAGGATCAGCACCTAAAACTGCAGATGCAGCTAATGCAGGTGCTCCCGAGCATGTTTTAAAAGAAATAAACGTGCTGAACATGATAAACGGGTACCGTACACGCGGGCACTTGTTTACTAAAACCAACCCCGTTCGCGAGCGTCGCAAATATTTTCCGGGCAAAGAACTGGAAACCTTTGGCCTTACCGAAGCGGATATGGAAACTGTGTTTAACGCCGGTGTTGAAGTAGGCATTGGGCCTGCTAAGCTGCGCGATATTCGCCAACTGCTGGAAGACACTTACTGCCAGTCTATAGGTGCGGAGTACAAATACATCCGTAATCCTATAAAAGCCAAATGGTTTGAAGCGCGCATGGAAACCAAGCGCAACCAGCCATCCTTTACAAAAGAAGAAAAAACACGCATGCTTAAAAAGCTGAACGAAGCCGTAGGTTTCGAGAACTTTTTAGGTACTAAATTCTTAGGCCAGAAGCGTTTTTCTTTGGAAGGAGCAGAAGCGTTGATCCCGGCACTTGATTCGGTTATTGAAAAAGGTGCACAATTGGGCATTGATGAGTTTACCATTGGTATGGCTCACCGTGGCCGTTTAAATGTTTTGGCCAATATAATGGGCAAAACCTACAAAGAGATTTTTTCAGAGTTCGAAGGCAAGAACTATGATATGGAATCGTCATTTGGTGGCGATGTGAAATATCACCTTGGTTTTTCTACAGATGTTCAAACTTCGGCTAATAAAACCATACACCTGAGCCTATGCCCTAATCCATCGCACCTGGAAACAGTTGGACCGGTGGTTGAAGGCATCACTCGTGCTAAGATTGACGCCAAGTATAATGGCGATCATGATAAGATTGCACCTATTTTAATTCATGGCGATGCTTCTGTAGCAGGCCAGGGCATTATATATGAGGTGCTGCAAATGGAAAAACTGGATGGTTATAAAACCGGTGGTACTGTTCACCTGGTTATTAACAACCAAATTGGTTTTACCACCAACTATAAGGATGCACGCTCGAGCACTTATTGTACGGATATTGCCAAAACGGTACTATCACCGGTTTTTCACGTAAACGGTGATGATGTCGAGGCCCTGGTTTATGTGATTAACATGGCTATGGAGTACCGTCAGGAGTTTAACGAAGACGTGTTTATTGATATTTTGTGCTACCGCAGATTTGGCCACAACGAGTCTGACGAGCCTAAGTTTACACAGCCTACTTTATATAAGGCTATTGAAGCGCATCCAAATCCACGCGAAATTTATTACCAGAAGTTACTGGCCGAAGGCAGCATTGATGCTGAGACCGCTAAACAAATGGAAAAAGCTTTCAAGGATTTGTTGCAGAAACAACTGGACGAAACCAAGGCCGAAGCCCGCGTACAGGGTAGTAACCCAATGTTTGCCGGTTCATGGCAAGGTTTGCATTTACCTACCAAAGAGGAGGTTTATGCCACTACCGATACTGCGGTAAGTGAAGCTGACCTGCTGGCCATAGGCCAAAGGTTAACCGAACTGCCGTCTGATAAGAAGTTCTTCAAGAAAATTGAGAAATTATTTGAGGACCGCCGTAAAATGGTGAACGAAACCAAAACTTTTGACTGGGCTATGGGCGAGTTAATGGCTTATGGTACTTTGTTAAAAGAAGGCCACCCGGTTAGGCTAAGTGGTGAGGACGTTAAGCGCGGAACCTTTTCACACCGCCATGCTGTGGTTACCCTGCCCGATACCGACGAAGAATATACACCGTTAGATACCTTGGGTACTGAGGCTAAATTGTCTATTTACAATTCATTACTTTCGGAATATGGTGTTTTAGGTTTTGATTACGGTTATGCCCTGGCCAATCCTAATGCGCTAACTATTTGGGAAGCTCAGTTTGGCGACTTTGTTAACGGCGCTCAAATTATAGTTGACCAATATTTGGTAAGTGCCGAAACTAAATGGCAACGTGGTAACGGTTTGGTAATGTTATTGCCACACGGTTATGAAGGCCAGGGACCTGAGCACTCATCTGCACGTATTGAGCGTTTTATGGAGCTTTGTGCCGATAATAACATTCAGGTAGCCAACTGTACCACGCCAGCTAACTTCTTCCACATCTTACGCCGTCAGTTGCACCGCGATTTCCGTAAGCCATTGGTGATCTTCTCACCAAAAAGCTTACTGCGTCACCCGGCTTGTGTGTCTAAAATTGAAGAATTTACACAAGGTAAATTCCAGGAACTGATTGATGACAGCTTTACCACAGATGCTAAAAAAGTAAAACGCGTACTGTTCTGCAGTGGCAAAATTTATTACGAACTGTTAGATAAACAACAGGCCGACAAACGCGACGATGTTGCCATTGTACGTGTGGAGCAATTATATCCAACACCTGTATTGGAAATGGAAGCTGTTAAGGCTAAATACAGCAACGCTAAAGAGTTTTTCTGGGTACAGGAAGAGCCTGAGAACATGGGTGCATGGCCTTACATGCTGCGCAAGTTCCGCAAAGGTGATTTGCAGCTCGACGTAATTTCACGTAAAGAATCATCGAGCCCTGCCACTGGTTACGCCAAGCAACACGCCTCGCAGCAATTGTACATTATTGGCAAAGCTTTCGAAGCGCCGGTGAGCCAGAACCAAAAAGAAAAAGTAAAATCAATAGCCAACAAAATGGCTGAAACTAACGCAGACTAA
- a CDS encoding DNA topoisomerase IV subunit B: MAEINYSEDSIRSLDWKEHIRLRPGMYIGKLGDGSAYDDGIYVLLKEIVDNSIDEFVMGAGRTIDINMSDHKVAVRDYGRGIPLGKVIDCVSKINTGGKYDSKAFQKSVGLNGVGTKAVNALSAAFTVQSYRDGRTKIAEFTKGELVRDEPEKETSQRNGTAINFFPDESIFRNYRFIPEFVQNMIWNYVFLNAGLTINFNGEKFFSQNGLRDLLERKTDPDTIRYPIIHLKGEDIEIAMTHGQQYGEEYYSFVNGQHTTQGGTHQAAFREAVVKTLREFYKKEFDASDVRSSIVAAIAIKVQEPVFESQTKTKLGSQNVGPDGPTVRGFINDFVKTELDNFLHKNPSAADAILKRILQSERERKDIAGIKKLANERAKKASLHNRKLRDCKLHFDDTHERKQDTTLFITEGDSASGSITKSRDVLTQAVFSLKGKPLNCFGLTKKVVYENEEFNLLQHALNIEDGLDGLRYNNIVIATDADVDGMHIRLLIMTFFLQFFPDVVKAGHVSILQTPLFRVRNKKETIYCYSDEERRNAIAKLGNKPEITRFKGLGEISPDEFGLFIGKDMRLDPVILKDANVKGLLEYFMGKNTPTRQQHIVQNLRVEKDDETINPLVAEAEVLVA; this comes from the coding sequence ATGGCAGAGATAAATTATAGTGAAGACAGTATTCGTTCGCTCGATTGGAAAGAACACATCCGCTTGCGTCCGGGTATGTACATTGGTAAACTGGGCGATGGCTCGGCTTATGATGATGGTATATACGTACTGCTTAAAGAAATTGTAGATAATTCTATAGATGAGTTTGTAATGGGTGCCGGCCGTACCATCGATATCAACATGAGCGATCATAAAGTTGCCGTTCGTGACTATGGCCGGGGTATTCCGTTGGGTAAGGTTATTGATTGTGTTTCTAAAATTAACACCGGCGGTAAGTATGACAGCAAGGCTTTCCAAAAATCAGTAGGCTTAAATGGCGTGGGTACCAAGGCGGTAAATGCCTTGTCGGCGGCATTTACAGTACAATCCTACCGCGATGGTCGTACTAAAATTGCGGAGTTTACCAAGGGCGAACTTGTAAGAGACGAGCCTGAGAAAGAGACCAGTCAGCGCAACGGTACAGCAATTAATTTTTTTCCGGACGAAAGCATTTTCCGTAACTACCGCTTTATACCGGAGTTTGTGCAAAATATGATTTGGAACTATGTGTTCCTAAACGCAGGGCTAACCATTAATTTCAACGGCGAAAAATTCTTTTCGCAAAATGGCCTCCGCGATTTGCTGGAGCGCAAGACCGACCCTGATACCATACGTTATCCAATCATCCACCTGAAAGGTGAGGACATTGAGATAGCCATGACCCACGGTCAGCAATACGGCGAGGAATATTATTCGTTTGTTAACGGCCAGCACACCACGCAGGGTGGTACGCACCAGGCAGCTTTCCGCGAGGCCGTGGTAAAAACCCTGCGCGAGTTTTATAAAAAGGAATTTGACGCGTCGGACGTACGCTCATCTATAGTAGCGGCTATTGCCATTAAAGTGCAAGAGCCTGTTTTTGAATCGCAAACTAAAACCAAGCTGGGTTCACAAAACGTAGGCCCGGATGGGCCTACTGTGCGTGGCTTTATCAATGATTTTGTAAAGACAGAGCTTGATAACTTCTTACATAAAAATCCGTCGGCTGCAGATGCTATATTGAAACGTATACTGCAGTCAGAACGGGAACGTAAGGATATTGCAGGCATCAAAAAGCTGGCTAATGAGCGTGCAAAAAAAGCATCGCTTCACAACCGCAAACTGCGCGATTGTAAACTTCACTTTGATGATACCCATGAGCGTAAACAGGATACCACACTGTTTATTACAGAGGGTGACTCGGCAAGCGGCTCTATTACCAAATCGCGTGATGTATTAACGCAGGCGGTGTTTAGCTTAAAAGGTAAACCGTTAAACTGTTTTGGCTTAACCAAAAAAGTGGTTTACGAGAACGAAGAGTTCAACCTTTTACAACACGCGCTGAATATTGAGGATGGGCTTGATGGTTTGCGTTACAACAACATTGTAATAGCAACTGATGCCGATGTTGATGGTATGCACATCCGTTTGCTCATTATGACTTTCTTTTTGCAATTTTTTCCTGATGTGGTTAAAGCAGGGCACGTATCCATCTTACAAACGCCACTCTTTAGGGTGCGTAACAAAAAAGAAACCATCTATTGCTACAGCGATGAAGAACGCCGCAATGCGATAGCTAAGCTGGGTAACAAACCTGAGATAACCCGCTTTAAGGGTTTAGGTGAAATATCGCCTGATGAATTTGGCTTGTTCATAGGAAAAGACATGCGTTTGGATCCCGTGATACTGAAAGATGCCAACGTAAAAGGTTTGCTGGAGTACTTTATGGGTAAAAATACCCCAACGCGTCAACAGCATATTGTACAAAACCTGCGTGTTGAAAAGGACGATGAAACCATTAATCCGCTTGTAGCAGAGGCTGAAGTACTTGTGGCATAA
- a CDS encoding amino acid permease: MSIKPKLSRFDLTMIVISLIIGTGIFKSPGEVAIRTGSPALFFAAWVVGGLVTLCGALTFAEIGARYPNTGGFYKLFSYCYHPAFAFMINWIAVLATTASVAAVALIGAEYLNPLLLPQSMQNVTGTRITTIAMVLLVYFINFLGIKTSARTQNLLTIFKVGMIVLLCLAIFMGNNSTVIIKAALPAGNPIASFGLSLVAVFFTYTGYQQTINFGGDVIDAKRNIPKGIFAGIAIVIAVYMVVNFAYYKVLGMGGLQQNTGLAAKMASVVFGELGARITSVLMFISVLAYVNVNIMSVPRVYYAMADDGVLPAIFKQVNPRTQAQEFGMSFFVGTILLILFFVSSFGEVLNYAMFFECIGLSTAAIAIFILRKRTRHLDGTGIYTIKWYPLVPIIFIAVYWFVTLSIFMANPKATLVCMGAFVVGLVIYYAARQKNINSSPLSK, translated from the coding sequence ATGAGTATTAAACCTAAACTTAGCCGGTTCGATCTTACTATGATCGTTATCAGCCTCATTATAGGCACAGGCATATTTAAATCACCGGGCGAAGTTGCTATACGTACCGGCAGCCCTGCCTTGTTTTTTGCCGCCTGGGTTGTGGGTGGATTAGTAACGCTGTGCGGCGCACTAACATTTGCCGAAATAGGTGCTCGCTACCCTAATACCGGCGGCTTTTATAAACTATTTTCTTATTGCTATCATCCGGCATTTGCCTTTATGATAAACTGGATAGCGGTATTAGCAACCACCGCATCGGTAGCTGCCGTGGCCTTAATTGGCGCAGAATACTTAAACCCGCTGTTACTGCCTCAAAGCATGCAGAACGTTACAGGCACCCGTATCACAACTATTGCAATGGTATTGCTGGTTTATTTTATTAATTTTTTGGGTATCAAAACCAGTGCCCGTACGCAAAACCTGCTCACCATTTTTAAAGTAGGCATGATTGTGCTGCTGTGCCTTGCTATTTTTATGGGCAACAATAGCACTGTGATCATCAAAGCTGCTTTGCCTGCAGGCAATCCTATCGCTTCGTTCGGGTTAAGTTTGGTGGCTGTATTTTTTACTTATACCGGCTACCAGCAAACCATTAATTTTGGGGGAGATGTGATTGATGCCAAGCGGAACATTCCTAAGGGCATATTTGCCGGCATAGCTATAGTGATAGCTGTTTATATGGTGGTAAATTTTGCTTACTACAAGGTGCTGGGCATGGGTGGCCTGCAGCAAAACACGGGCTTGGCTGCTAAGATGGCTTCGGTTGTTTTTGGAGAGCTGGGTGCCAGAATTACCTCCGTGCTCATGTTTATATCGGTACTGGCTTATGTAAACGTCAATATCATGTCGGTGCCCAGAGTATACTATGCCATGGCCGATGATGGCGTACTTCCAGCTATTTTCAAGCAGGTAAATCCACGTACCCAGGCACAGGAGTTTGGCATGAGCTTTTTTGTGGGTACCATTCTGCTGATTCTGTTTTTTGTAAGCTCTTTTGGTGAAGTATTAAATTATGCTATGTTTTTTGAGTGCATTGGGTTAAGCACAGCAGCCATTGCCATATTTATATTACGAAAGCGCACCAGGCATTTAGATGGTACCGGTATTTATACTATTAAATGGTACCCGCTGGTACCCATAATTTTTATTGCGGTATACTGGTTTGTAACCCTCAGCATTTTTATGGCTAATCCTAAAGCCACGCTGGTTTGTATGGGTGCTTTTGTAGTTGGACTGGTTATTTATTATGCAGCCAGGCAAAAGAACATCAATAGTTCTCCTTTATCGAAATAA